A stretch of Maridesulfovibrio zosterae DSM 11974 DNA encodes these proteins:
- a CDS encoding phytoene desaturase family protein: protein MPGTKILMNKYEHIVVGGGISGMTAAILLARSGGKVALVEAFPTLAPTIRGFNRHGMHFDTGVHLLGGLGDNHPLDVYFKHLGLSENLTKIPFNQNGYDCFRFEHNEKQINIPFGYDNLKKTLHSAFPAEKEAIDCYLAKIKETFNLSPFLNFNRNFSIKSITHAETETLQSFLDSIIDNEDLKRLLCYHTLLYGTPPDEAMLSTHALVAGSYFMSAHSIEGGGRAIARAFQKVLADSGVDILTGSSVSKINHNSNREFEGLQFSDGTTIKAESCIWTAHPRTMVSCAAEGAFRPIFKRRINDLSETTSALILFGIAQPPTESLNRKNIFLWPDGNYSEILRGKATIKQSAIFISAGQTTQPNSKQAVTAVMPISFDKFAKWADSSLKNRPPDYKKLKDQLIKEFKTECFRRCPELYGKVEFVDCATPLTLKDYCLSPTGSLYGVAHTASQYNPLPVTKIKGLFMAGQSIIAPGVLGAIVSAYLTCGIISGHDKIHEELRCIYNG, encoded by the coding sequence ATGCCTGGTACTAAAATTTTGATGAATAAATATGAGCATATAGTTGTTGGCGGTGGAATTTCAGGCATGACTGCGGCAATCCTTCTAGCTCGCAGCGGAGGAAAAGTTGCACTTGTAGAAGCATTCCCCACACTGGCTCCGACAATCAGAGGTTTTAATCGTCATGGAATGCACTTTGATACGGGAGTACATCTACTTGGCGGACTTGGAGACAACCACCCTCTTGACGTATATTTCAAACATCTCGGCCTTTCTGAAAACCTTACTAAAATTCCATTTAATCAAAATGGCTATGACTGCTTCAGATTTGAGCACAACGAAAAACAAATCAACATTCCATTCGGATATGATAACCTGAAGAAAACTTTACACTCAGCTTTTCCTGCAGAAAAAGAAGCCATAGACTGTTATCTTGCTAAAATTAAAGAAACTTTTAATCTTTCACCTTTTCTAAATTTTAATCGCAATTTCTCTATTAAATCTATCACGCATGCAGAAACAGAAACGTTACAAAGTTTTCTGGATTCAATTATAGACAATGAAGATTTGAAAAGGCTGCTATGTTACCACACGCTGCTCTACGGCACTCCTCCGGATGAAGCCATGCTTTCAACCCATGCTCTGGTTGCCGGATCATATTTTATGTCGGCCCATTCCATTGAAGGTGGAGGTAGAGCAATTGCTAGAGCTTTCCAGAAGGTACTTGCAGACTCAGGAGTAGATATTCTAACGGGAAGTTCCGTCAGTAAAATCAATCATAATTCCAATAGGGAGTTTGAAGGTCTTCAGTTTTCAGATGGAACAACCATAAAGGCTGAGTCCTGCATATGGACCGCTCACCCAAGGACAATGGTCAGCTGTGCTGCAGAAGGAGCCTTCCGCCCGATTTTTAAACGCAGAATTAATGATCTGTCAGAGACAACATCTGCTCTCATTCTTTTTGGAATTGCTCAGCCTCCCACCGAGAGCCTTAACAGGAAAAATATTTTTCTCTGGCCTGATGGAAATTACTCCGAGATACTGAGAGGCAAAGCAACTATAAAACAAAGCGCTATTTTTATTTCAGCAGGACAAACAACGCAACCAAACAGCAAGCAGGCTGTTACAGCAGTTATGCCTATAAGCTTTGATAAATTTGCAAAATGGGCTGACTCATCGTTAAAAAACAGACCGCCGGATTATAAAAAACTAAAAGATCAGCTCATAAAAGAATTTAAAACTGAATGTTTCCGGCGTTGCCCTGAACTATATGGAAAAGTGGAGTTTGTTGATTGCGCAACTCCGCTTACCTTAAAAGATTACTGTTTAAGTCCTACCGGAAGTTTATACGGGGTCGCTCACACAGCTTCTCAATATAACCCGCTCCCGGTTACCAAGATTAAAGGTCTTTTTATGGCAGGGCAGAGCATCATTGCACCGGGAGTACTCGGGGCTATTGTTTCAGCCTACCTGACATGTGGTATTATTAGCGGACACGATAAAATCCATGAGGAACTGAGATGCATATACAACGGGTAG
- a CDS encoding beta-ketoacyl-[acyl-carrier-protein] synthase family protein has protein sequence MFKVAITGIGAISVLGSSRADISNSLKKGSSGIIVDAHRITMGFESPLTGVITGFNPKEWLSRKQLKTMPDHAVQAYAAAFQALDQSGLSIEDLQNDESGLIFGCDSSCIAALDQVELLKERGQTSLIGSGAVFRSMTSCITMNLNTLFKTRGAAWTISSACSSGGHAVGQGFSLISSGQQERVICGGAQEINWQSMCSFDGLGAFSCKTDLPQQASRPFDKDRDGLVPSGGAAAIVLERYDLAKERGAEILGTVSGYGFSSDGEHISVPGKTGLARAGAKAIKQAGLAASDIDYICAHATATPAGDAAEAENIRRLFSDSNPRISSTKSMTGHELWMSGASQVVYTVLMNQGGFIAPNINYKDGGSDAAGLNIVSETIFEPPRNALLNSAGFGGTNSCLVLKF, from the coding sequence TTGTTTAAAGTTGCAATTACTGGCATTGGTGCCATTTCGGTTTTAGGATCATCCCGCGCGGATATCAGCAACTCTCTAAAAAAAGGAAGTTCGGGCATCATTGTCGATGCGCATCGGATTACAATGGGCTTTGAAAGTCCACTGACTGGTGTAATTACAGGCTTTAATCCCAAAGAATGGCTAAGCAGAAAACAGCTTAAAACTATGCCTGATCACGCCGTTCAAGCCTATGCCGCTGCTTTTCAGGCACTTGATCAGTCAGGTCTGAGTATTGAAGATTTGCAAAACGATGAATCAGGTCTGATTTTCGGTTGCGACTCCAGTTGCATCGCAGCTCTTGATCAGGTGGAGTTACTGAAAGAACGAGGACAGACTTCTCTTATTGGCAGCGGCGCTGTTTTTCGCTCTATGACCTCCTGTATTACAATGAACCTGAATACACTTTTCAAAACCCGTGGGGCTGCATGGACCATCAGTTCTGCCTGCTCCAGCGGAGGTCACGCTGTAGGACAGGGATTCAGCCTTATTTCATCTGGTCAGCAGGAAAGAGTTATCTGTGGTGGAGCACAGGAAATCAACTGGCAATCCATGTGCAGCTTTGACGGTCTTGGTGCTTTTTCATGTAAAACGGATCTTCCGCAGCAGGCCAGCCGCCCTTTTGATAAAGATCGTGACGGCCTTGTCCCCAGCGGGGGAGCGGCTGCAATTGTACTCGAGAGATATGATCTCGCCAAAGAACGTGGTGCTGAAATTCTGGGAACGGTTTCAGGTTATGGTTTTTCGTCTGATGGTGAACATATTTCTGTCCCCGGCAAGACAGGGCTGGCCCGTGCAGGAGCCAAAGCAATTAAGCAGGCAGGACTTGCAGCCAGTGATATAGACTACATATGTGCACACGCCACAGCGACGCCAGCTGGAGATGCCGCTGAAGCTGAAAATATCCGAAGATTATTTAGTGATAGTAATCCCAGAATTTCTTCAACCAAATCCATGACAGGACACGAACTATGGATGTCCGGAGCAAGTCAGGTTGTATATACAGTGCTCATGAATCAGGGGGGATTCATTGCTCCCAACATCAACTATAAAGATGGCGGCAGCGATGCGGCTGGACTGAACATCGTGTCAGAAACGATCTTTGAACCACCACGTAATGCACTGCTGAACTCAGCCGGGTTCGGCGGAACCAATTCATGCCTGGTACTAAAATTTTGA
- the fabG gene encoding 3-oxoacyl-ACP reductase FabG: MSKIALITGASKGIGAAIAVQLAEDGYDIWLNYRSDDAGAHKTAEQIKQHGQQCTLLKFDVTDEKAVEENLSSLLEKKVPYIVVNNAGFTRDSIMMMMDSSDWNKVLQVHLTGFFNVTKPVVSRMLRKRTGRIINIASTSGETGVAGQTNYCAAKAGLIGATKSLAMEVAKRNILVNAVTPGFIDTDMLSELPVDEIKNTIPLKRLGTPKEVAGVVSFLCSDKASYITGQTIAVNGGIYT; this comes from the coding sequence ATGTCAAAAATTGCATTAATTACTGGCGCAAGCAAAGGTATAGGTGCAGCTATTGCCGTGCAACTTGCTGAAGACGGCTATGATATCTGGCTTAACTACCGAAGTGATGATGCAGGAGCACATAAAACAGCAGAACAAATAAAGCAGCACGGACAGCAATGCACTCTGCTTAAATTTGACGTTACAGATGAAAAAGCTGTTGAAGAGAATCTAAGTTCTCTTCTTGAAAAAAAAGTTCCTTATATCGTTGTAAATAATGCCGGATTTACTCGCGACTCCATTATGATGATGATGGATAGTTCTGACTGGAACAAAGTTCTGCAGGTTCATCTGACCGGTTTTTTTAATGTAACTAAACCGGTTGTATCCAGAATGCTGCGCAAAAGAACCGGGCGGATTATAAACATTGCTTCAACCTCTGGCGAAACCGGAGTTGCCGGTCAAACAAACTACTGTGCTGCCAAGGCAGGACTCATAGGAGCTACAAAATCTCTGGCAATGGAAGTTGCAAAACGCAATATTCTAGTCAACGCAGTCACTCCCGGCTTCATAGATACCGACATGTTAAGTGAGCTTCCAGTTGATGAAATCAAAAATACTATCCCGCTCAAAAGGCTTGGCACCCCTAAGGAAGTGGCTGGAGTTGTATCCTTTTTATGCTCAGACAAAGCCAGCTACATAACAGGTCAGACTATAGCTGTTAACGGCGGCATTTATACATAA
- a CDS encoding DsrE family protein, translating to MYCLYAFNGELMCFVHVLLNGLDMAEKGMKVSIVFEGASVALIPELEKKDCPFHKLYMKAKSQGLFDGACKACSVKLQVKEDVEKSGIPLIGEMSGHPAMSDYIEKGYKIITF from the coding sequence ATGTATTGCCTCTATGCCTTTAATGGTGAACTTATGTGCTTCGTTCACGTTCTTCTGAACGGACTTGATATGGCTGAAAAAGGTATGAAAGTATCCATCGTATTTGAAGGAGCTTCAGTTGCTCTTATCCCTGAACTGGAGAAGAAGGACTGTCCTTTTCATAAATTGTATATGAAGGCCAAGTCACAGGGACTTTTTGACGGAGCGTGTAAAGCCTGTTCCGTTAAACTTCAAGTGAAAGAAGATGTGGAAAAATCCGGAATCCCTCTTATTGGTGAAATGTCTGGACACCCGGCAATGTCAGATTACATTGAGAAAGGATATAAAATAATTACCTTCTAG